One Desulfobacterales bacterium DNA window includes the following coding sequences:
- a CDS encoding FecR family protein, with protein sequence MMVIKNRLAVTIITLLVLLLAGSIVNSTAFAAEVAGRVANLSGLLFGQKANGIVKTLELNSDVEVGDILVTEKRTYARIKFIDNSEVILRPNTRFTVEAMIFDQERPGADKAVFNLVKGGLRAITGQIGKRGNPDSYRMKTVAATIGIRGTIYEVRICNGNCGPLPDGVYLHALQDAIVVANPAGTLTVGPGQYTYVRDNTTAPVLLPEPPGIDFSLPGWVTESSDTPIIWTGNGEACLGCEVR encoded by the coding sequence ATGATGGTGATAAAAAACCGACTCGCCGTTACCATAATCACCCTGCTCGTCCTGCTGCTGGCAGGATCGATTGTGAACTCCACCGCCTTTGCCGCAGAGGTGGCGGGCAGGGTGGCCAACCTGAGCGGACTGCTCTTTGGCCAGAAAGCGAACGGGATCGTAAAGACCCTGGAGCTGAACTCCGACGTGGAGGTCGGCGATATCCTGGTAACGGAAAAACGGACCTATGCCCGGATCAAATTCATCGACAACAGCGAGGTCATTCTGCGGCCCAACACCAGGTTCACGGTCGAGGCCATGATCTTTGACCAGGAGCGGCCCGGGGCTGACAAGGCCGTCTTCAACCTGGTAAAGGGCGGCTTGCGGGCCATCACCGGCCAGATCGGCAAACGGGGCAACCCTGACAGCTACCGGATGAAGACCGTGGCCGCCACCATCGGCATCCGCGGTACCATTTACGAGGTCAGGATCTGCAACGGCAATTGCGGGCCGCTGCCGGACGGCGTCTATCTCCACGCCCTACAGGACGCCATCGTGGTCGCCAACCCGGCCGGGACCCTGACCGTCGGCCCGGGCCAATATACCTATGTCCGGGACAACACCACCGCGCCGGTACTCCTCCCCGAGCCCCCGGGGATTGACTTCTCTCTCCCGGGATGGGTTACCGAATCAAGCGACACGCCAATAATATGGACCGGTAACGGCGAGGCCTGCCTCGGCTGCGAGGTACGCTGA